One window from the genome of Hyperolius riggenbachi isolate aHypRig1 chromosome 6, aHypRig1.pri, whole genome shotgun sequence encodes:
- the FAM118B gene encoding protein FAM118B isoform X4, protein MASAVNLKSERLSSLIEDDIPPSKKPRCHFMPYRKLLPSLKTKKPQELVLVIGTGISAAVAPQVPALKSWKGLIQALLDAANDFDLLEEEEAKKFQKCLHEDKNLIHVAHDLIQKLSPRTSNVRSTFFKDCLYEVFDDLESKMEDSGKQLLQSVLQLMENGALVLTTNFDNLLEIYAYHQGKQLESIDLTDEKKVLEWAQEKKKLSVLHIHGVYTNPSGIVLHPAGYQNVLRNTEVMREIQKLYETKSFLFLGCGRTVDDTTFQALFLEAVKHKSDLEHFMLVRREEVDEFKKLRENMLDKGIKVISYGTEYSDLPEYFERLAKEISHKGRTGSST, encoded by the exons ATGCCATTTTATGCCTTACAGAAAGCTGCTGCCCAGTCTGAAGACCAAGAAGCCACAGGAGCTGGTGCTGGTGATTGGAACAGGAATCAGTGCTGCTGTGGCTCCCCAGGTGCCCGCATTGAAGTCTTGGAAAGGGTTAATCCAGGCTTTACTTGATGCCGCCAATGACTTTGACCTtctagaagaagaggaagccaaAAAGTTTCAAAAATGTCTCCATGAGGACAAGAACCTGATTCACGTTGCCCATGACCTCATCCAGAAGCTATCTCCG CGCACTAGTAATGTGCGCTCCACCTTCTTCAAGGACTGCCTCTATGAGGTCTTTGATGATCTGGAGTCTAAaatggaggattctgggaagCAACTCTTACAGTCTGTGTTGCAGCTGATGGAAAACGGTGCCTTGGTCTTGACAACCAACTTTGACAACCTGCTGGAGATCTATGCCTATCACCAAGGGAAGCAACTGGAGTCTATTGATCTCACTGATGAGAAGAAG GTGCTGGAGTGGgctcaagaaaagaaaaaacttaGTGTGCTCCACATCCATGGTGTATACACCAACCCCAGTGGGATTGTCcttcaccctgccggctaccagaATGTCCTTCGCAACACTGAAGTCATG CGGGAAATCCAGAAGCTGTATGAGACCAAGTCCTTCCTATTCCTGGGCTGTGGACGCACTGTTGATGATACCACTTTCCAAGCACTGTTCCTGGAGGCAGTGAAGCACAAGTCAGATTTGGAGCATTTCATGCTGGTCCGGCGGGAGGAAGTGGATGAGTTCAAGAAGCTGCGGGAGAACATGCTGGACAAGGGCATCAAAGTTATCTCCTATGGCACAGAGTACTCCGACCTGCCAGAGTACTTTGAGAGACTGGCCAAGGAAATCTCCCATAAGGGACGGACAG